The nucleotide window CCGATCACTTTCTCTATTCTCTGTTGGTTCTTCTTGCTTGGTCTACTTGGGTTAGTTGATATTTTCGTTTGTGATGAAATCCCATGCATGTTGGACATTCAATCAAAGATTGCAGCTTTGGGGTTGGTGGTGGGTTTGATTTGAAATGTGTTTTTACAGGTGTATAGCTCAGTTGATTGGGTATGCTGGGATTAATTACAGCTCTCCTACTCTTGGCACGGCTATGCTCAACCTTATTCCAGCTTTCACTTTTGTACTTGCAGTTATATTCAGGTTTTGCCCTCCTCTTATGTCTTTGGTGTAAAATGTTGTAGCTTGTTTTTCTATTCTATTAGGAGAATTGAGCATACATTGGAAGAAACCTTCATGGAGATTGAGAATCAaggttattttcttgttttggaaTGTGATCATCACAGTTGTTTTATCTTGTTAATGTGTTTTAGATTAGTTTTTATGGATGAGTTGGTTTCATTGTGTTGTATGCATGAAATTTCAGACATTGTAGTATGCTCTTAAGAGAATTGTTTAGAATAACTAGTGTAAATACGAAATAGTTTAGTTATCTCGTTATATTGTAGTATGCTGATGAGCTTTCTTTCATTCCAGATAAGAGTTCTTCAATGCATTTTTGAGTCACTTTCACAGTGCCACCCAATTCTAAATAATTCAATTGGGTGATTTCAGAATGGAAAAAATTGATGGGAGAAGCTGCAGTACCCTAGCTAAAACCTTGGGAACAATAGTTTCAATATCAGGGGCTTTCATTGTGACTCTTTACAGGGGACCCCCACTTCTGATGACAGCCTCAGTTGATTTATTGTCTCACAATCAACTTTTCTTGCCACAGTCGAATTGGGTCATTGGAGGAATGCTCCTTGGGTTTCATTGTGTGGTGGCTGCAGCATTTCTTATCATACAGGTgaaatctgtaaaatttgatacCCTCACGAAACTGTGGAAGTTGGAGAATTATGATTATTTACTATGCGTTTTCTGTATTTCAGGCTTCAGTATTAAAAAAATACCCAGCAGAGCTCATTATAGTCTTTTACTATTGCTTCTTTGTGGCTATTCAATCTGTAGTGGTGTTGTGGTTTGTGGAAAGAGACTTAAGTGCTTGGGCCTTAAACCCTAAGTTAAGGTTGTTTGCGGTTCTATACTCAGTAAGTAGATAAACTAAATTGACGACGGTATGATACTCACTTTGAAACTTACTCAAACTTTCAGTGATACTATTTCAGGGAGTTTTTGGCTCAGCGTTCCAGGTTGGTGTATCTACATGGTGTCTTAACAGGACAGGGCCAGTTTTTGTATCTATGTTCAAGCCTTTAGGGATTGTAGTTGCAGTTGCCATTGGTGTTATCTTCTTGGGGGATACTTTCTACCTTGGAAGGTAGAGTTCATatcttttttgtgttttggcTTTACTACCATGtctaaatgtttgtggttgagAGGCATTAAATTTGTTTATgttgaaaaattaaaaaggttATTTCAGCATCATACTTTGCACTTTCTGAATGCTCCAGTTTGATAGGAGCAATTGTAATTGTCACTGGATTTTACTCTGTGATATGGGGCAAAGCCAATGAGGAgaagatggatgatgatgcacGGGCAAGGAGTTTGGCATCAAAGAAACAACGGATTCCATTACTGCAAAACATTATTGAAGAAATCTAGAAGTTTTAACAGCATATACTTTGTAAGGTCTCTCCTGCCAAACAAATGGGTACCCTCCCTCTGTCGTTTTTTGTCTTGGTTCTTTTGAAATGCCACCCTTTCCACCATTCTGAAAGATTGGTATAGGTTGTGGGAATTATTTTGTTCAGGCCCATTGATGAGAATAAGAAATGGCAGTAATGCAGGGAACTTGGGCCTAACCATTTGTTATAGTCTAACTCAGGCCAATCATTTGGCACCAAAAgttcctttttcttctcttattcTCAGATTGTTGGTGTTACTGAGAATAATTGCAAGTTTAATGGTATGGTGCATCATCATGAGAAGCACGGTGTGCCCAATACCATACTAACAAAGTATATATGATTTCTTTGTATAATTTAGATAAGTCTATGGGGGGAATTCTCATCTTAAAGGTCAATGTAAGCTGTCGCCTTAAACAATTTGTCGCCTCATTTCATGAGGAGACAGCTTTATTGCCTTGCCATTAATCAACCTTTTGAACGACAAGGGTCTACTATGATTTGTAGGCAATTTGAGAATGAACTGGTAGTTATATTTTAATTGTCAATGATCTGGTAGTTCTATCTTAATTTGAATTTTCTTCTGTATTATCCAGCAGTCGAGTCATGCATAGGCGTAATATGGATATTTATGAACATGGGGAGCATTATCAAGATCAAAGATATCAGCATGAGTTTCCACTTTCCAGGGTCAAACATCAAAGCTGTCTTGAGAGCAACAGTTATGTGGAAAGCAGCTCTGGTTTGGAAGTGAAACCTACTCTTGCTCTTCAGGTTCAGAATCTAGATGCATGATCTCCTTCTTCATAGTTGTAATCATAAGTGAATTAATACTTTATAGTAAACTAGTAAGGCTTAAGAGTAGGGAAGGATTGCAAGTTCTTGAAGAACATATTTTTCCTCTGTATAATTGTGACGTGTATATGTTGACTTGTGCTGTTGAATCAATTGAAATATGTCCCTATATTGCTTTTGAGCTTGAGATTGTCATAAAACCAACATCAGGAGAGGTCAATTATGCAATGGACCTGCACATTCAATCAGACTCTTGTTCTGGAATTTGGAAATACGTTAAAATTTCTCCCAGGATTATGACTCGGCCCACTGAGTATGAAATAAAAAGTAATTAGGGTAGAATTAGTGTTTTTTTGGCAGCAACTTTGGGAATTCGCCTCGCAGTTACAAATGACTCGACTGGACTAGCCTATTTATATGAAGTCACTAACTGTCAACGAAATTCTACATCAAATTATCATTACCAGCACTAAGAATCGAACTGACCAAAGTCCAAAACTGAGATTAACCTCATCCAAGAATTTAGGAAACTAACAAGCAGCAGAAACCTTTGTGACTTTGTCCTATCCCACGTCTCTCTGGTCTCCCTATCATTTTCATTTTGCAAAGAAATAATAATGCAAAGCACTAATATCCGAGTAGCAACTTCTCAGCTTCACCACTCCATGAAGGGTTACCGCCCCTCCCATCCCTTCCATATATATCTTACGAGTCTACAACACCCCGCAAGCCTCTTCTTTCTTACAGTTCTATATTTAAGCTTGCCAGGTGGTTAATACGTTTATATATTGATGTAGACTTATAAGACAAAACAACTGAGGAAATGATGATGGGGATCATTATGAGAAGTGTTAAGCTTGTAGAAATGTTGCCGTTTTCGGTGATGGTGGTTATGGAAGGTTGTACAATTTTGTTAACAATCTGGGCTAAAACCTCCATGACAGAATATGACATGAGCCCTTTTGTGTTTGTTGTCTATACTCATGTTCTATCCTCGATCATCCTCCTCCTATATTCTTTCGTCTTTCACTGCAAGTATAGGCTCTGATCTCTCCTCTTTCTGCTCTCAGCTTTTCGTTTAGTTGTAACATCTTAGTTTGTATAACTTTGCAGAAATACAAGTGCTACACAACAACCACTCTTCTCCTTCGGTCTCTTTGTTCGATGCTTCCTCTTGGGTTTAACAGGGTTTGtactttctttctcttcctctaaCACACATATTTGCTCAGATACAGTATACAAAACTCCACTGCTGAATCCATGGATTCTCTAGTTGACCAAACCCAAGTTTAGAATATTCAGGTATGCAGGTGGCCTTAGTATTCTATGAGTTGAAGGGCAAGGTTGTAAATGACCAACACATTAATCAATAAGTCATTTGTTACCAAATGTCATTTAATTCTATATAGTTTGGTGATTCATACttgtttgtgttttgttttgtaggATAGCTGTATCTCAAAACCTTGCATTTCTTGGCTTAAGTTACAGTTCTCCAATTCTAGTGTGTGCCATGGGCCTAATGCTACCTACTTTTTCCTTCTTGCTCTCTATCATCCTCAGGTTAGTTATTTCATTTCTGTCCTCAACTACTCCAATCTCTCATCTTTTTGATGACTTCATTTTCATCTATACTATTATAACCTATAGAACTGTAATTTTAAGGAGGACAAAGACAGATTGGAGAAGCTCAAGCTTCCAAGCCAAAGTAGTTGGCACTATAATATCAATCATGGGGGCAATAGTAGTTGAACTCTACAAGGGTCCATACATAAGACCATCTTCAGTTTTGTCCTCGTCTTCATACTCGGTCTTATTTCAGAAAGCAGGACAATATTTGGTCTTCTCCTCACCAGCAACAGAACATTGGGTTCTTGGTGGAATTTTATTGGCAGGAGCCTCTATATCTGTCTCAGTATGGAACATCATTCAGGTAATTCAATTCAATCTCTCCCAAACAACATTCCATTTTAAATCTTCCATTAATTCATTGACTATATATTGAAGTACCTGTTCTGCTGCTTTTTATATGGTTTAATCAGATAGGAACTATGAAACTATATCCGGAAGTGGAAGTAATGGAAGTGGTATCATATTATAGCTTGCTTGGGACTATCCAATGTGTTATATTCTCTTTATTCATAGAAAGAAGCCTAAGTGTTTGGAAATTAAAGCTCAACATGGATCTCCTTCTCATTGTTTTAACAGTAGGTAACTAAGCAGGCCCATTGGCCACATTGTTTAACATAACAATACCGGTTAGAACATACTAAAGTTATATGTATGTATGCTGTAGGCATGTTTTGGGGGTCTAGTTCGAAGCCGGGTTCACAACTGGTGCATAAACATGAAGGGGACACATTATGTGCCAATGTTCAAACCATTTGGCATTGTTTTCGCCACCATTTTCGGTGTCAGCTTATCGGCTAATAATCTTCATTATGGAAGGtaattttttgtgttttgatctTTCGTCATAAAACAAAGCAAGACAGAGATCGAAATCTCTTTACTTTTCCAGCTATTTACTCGATAGATACATGATTAGGAAGGCGAATCAGTATCGTTCAAATGCTTTTATAGACATCAATTTTTGTACTGAATAAAGAGTATGGCTGCAGTGTGTTAGGAGCAGTGGTGACCGGAGTAGGGTACTTTACTATAATGTGGGGGCAGatcaaagaagatgaagatgaacaaTGTGTTAATCATAATGATCAGAGCCATCTGGAATCTGCAAATTCTGAAGCCAAGGTCCCTCTCTTGGAAGAAGAAATCGGTGTATAGATTAATCTCAATTAGACTAGATGAAAGCTCAATTGAAGGCTGCTATGTATGAAAATTTTCACTGGCAAGGCTCATTATTCACATCTCTTATCACAAGTTACAGATATTGAACAACAACGGAGGATCAATTCTCCAATTACAGAATATTTATCCAGACAGTGAATCAATTCGTATCGTATATATTGcagttgcatttttttttttttggcaatataTTGCAGTTGCATTTGCAGAAGAACTTGGACATCAACTCATCAAAGCTTTTTGATGATTTACAAGGAAAGATGGATATTTTTCTGTGAATATGGCTGTATAGTTTGTAATTGTATATAGTTTGGGTGTATTGAGAGAAAATTTCATTTATGGAAGATTGCATAAGGTGTCTAAAAACATGTACTCTACACTGGGGGTAACTTGAAGTTCTCTGTTTTTACACTCTTACCAAATGGTATAAAGTAAATTGTCATGGTTTCAATGAATAAATTGTGGTACATAAATATGAATATGACATATCAAAGAAGAACTGAGAGCTTCAGATTGGTTGGTAAGGGAAAGAAGACAGTCTTAATTATACTCTCATAATATGGAGAAGCTAGATGCAGATTGTGGAGCCAGGAAGGCACAGAGTATGCATATTTACTCAGAGCAGTGAAGATGGTAGTggtgtttttagtttttactgaAAATCATAATGGGCCAATCAATGATCAGCTCCAGTACTTGGCCCACGCTGGATATCATCTTAAATAGTTTTACCAGCTAGAGGTCCCACGACAATAGCCCAACACCTTAAAACATGCGTGGAGAAAGATGGGAAAACAAAATCCTTAAAAAATTCATAATTCGTTAAGTCAAtgctattttttgttttaacaaaagaagaaaaagccttttttttttttagtaattcAATGTTGTGAAAAATAATTGAACTCGATATCTCAAGTGAAAAGTATTTATGATTCAATAGTacgtcattaaaaaaaaaagattataaaataagtaaaaaaaagaagaagaagaagaaatggtaGAACTAATGATAtagatttgaatttctttgtaTTTATCAATATTTGTTCTTATATATAGTTTACAATAAATGTGATCTGGGTCGGTAGGTATGAGCCGGATAACAAATTAATTATTTTGATATATGAGATGACTCGTGGAAAGTCCATATTCGTTTTCTGTGTGCTATATTGTCAATATTGGTAGCTCTTAGTATTGAtcgaatttgaatttgagatcTCCAAGTGTGTGACAATTAAGTAGGTCTTAATCACAATGTTGGAGATGTGATCCAAATCTTAACCCTCCAAgttaattatgaaaataaaacatCGGCATATTATGTTGTTTTGATGGGAATCAAAAATTCATTTTCACTCACGAAATATGTGTTGTTTTGATGAGATTCAAAAATTCATGATGGATACCTACTTAATTAGTCATTATTTGATATCATATCTAGGTTTGACACTGAATGAATATATACTTTTAGTATTTGAATATCAGTTATTGATACATTAGAATGATTAGATCGGAGAGAAGGTGATCATAACTCTAGGATTTTGCTCCTCGTTGCTTTTTGTATTTGAGAGACTTTTGTCCTTATAGATCAAGTATCCTTACCTTAGATGCTTTGATtataaaattaatataaatataacCTTAATGCATGGTGACACACATAAGAGTTCAGCTCAtcactttatttattttggccAAATTTATATAACTCATAATTAGGAAAAGTGCCCCAAACTTCAAAGCTTAATTTGGCCATGCATTACAAATGCCCACTAATATTGAAGCAATTATAAGTGATCAATGAGCGAGGACATAGGCATCGAGCTCTTGAAAGTTCTTGATAGCAAAGTCCTTGATGATGCTTGGCTCTGGAACCTGCTCGTGAGCTTTCTCATACTCGCACGACCACTTCACCAAGCTCCCCCCTCCTTCAGCTCCCTTGGAAATCACGGTCAGGATGCACTTGAAGCTCTGGTAGTACTTGAGCAGATCACCGTCGATCACCCGGTAGGCTACCGCCTTATTAGCTTCATCAACCATTTCGATCGTCTCCTTCGACACCTTCACAATCGGAGAACCTGCACATGCATTATCGATCACACATTCGAGTATGTAGAACATGTATAACGGCTACGAGATGTCAGAGTATTCGACAAGATCGACAACATTTCGATCGTGATATACTTTACCTTCAGAGTATGTTATCAGGCGAACGGATCCAACAGCCTTGCCATCGCCTTCGAGGACATCGATGCTCTTGTAGTCATGAGGGAAAGCCTTGGGAAAGACTTCGGTCGAGTCCCTGAGGCTTACCCAGAACTTCTCCGCCGGAGATTTCACCTCGACTTCCACATGAAGCTTTCCAACGTCTGAAGCCATTGTCAAGAATCGAAGGAAAGGAAATACAGTAATGGATAGATGagtagagggagagagagagagttgcctGCTGAGATAGTATTAAGGTAGGGTCATGTATATATAGTACTTAGTAGGGAGGACTTAAATGGAGTAGGAGTGAGTTCAACTACCACTTTAAGAGCCTCCGTAAGAAATTCACCGCCAGAATTAATACCATCACCGCATCACATGCATGTACGATCCACCGCCTGCAATGGGAGTTGATCGATACGACGGGCCCAATCACTTAATTTGTACAGCGAGTGCTACGTGCTTTTGTCTATAGATACGCACATTTCTTTTTCCCAatattgctatatatatatatagattcatTGGTATTTTAAGTTTTTCAATGATTTTTTGAAGGAAAGAGGTCAAACTTGTATTCAGAATTAGCAAGCACTATAAAAATAATTCACTTTTAATACATAAACATCAAACGGTTGATTTGTGgtaatgtaatcgaaaaatATCTTCATAAATGGTGTATGAAATTTAGGCGATTCTATATTTTGGtataccaactttcataactattagaatggtgtatcaagtttgctcaaatatttcattttggtgtacgccgttaaattttcagttatctttgccaaaaaaaaaattatgttatctttcctttagctttgtcagttttttttttttttgtaaagataatggaaaatttaacggcgtataccaaaatgaaagatttgagcaaacttgatacaccattctgatagttatgaaagttggtacaccaaagtgtagaatcGCCTAAAATTCATACATCATTCGTGATgttttccctatatatatatatatatatatatatatatatatatatatatatatatatatatatacagatccgatccagagcggagctccgctttgaaattaaagtgtgaagttcgagttttcggtcacttttcggtcgcatatccacatctcgaccgttcagtttttaggtactagtgtatagatcatctctgcaaattttcaaccaaattgatgatcgttaaggtatctaactcgcttaaaccaatggacggactgaatctgtcaacctgaactgtactagctttaaggcagttatcaatgccttaacgatcatcattttggctgaaaatttgcagagacgatctatacactagtacctaaaaactgaacggtcgagatgtggatatgcgaccgaaaagtgacccaaaactcgaacttcacacgttaattttcaaagcggagctccgctctggataggatctgtatatatatatatatatatatatatatatatatatatatatatatatatatatatatagagggcttccactaagggatccctttttttggtcttttatagggatatgcattataccaactttagatcatattttcacatcttacccgttcagtttttaggtcctaatgtatagatcacttctgctaattttcagtcaaattggtgatcattaaggtatccaaaactgcaatttacacgaacggaccgaatctgtcgaaccggaaccattcgtgtttataatggtaaattgcagttttggttaccttaacgatcatcaaatttgctgaaaatttgcagaagtgatctatacattaggacctaaaaactgaacggttaagatgtaaaaatatgatctaaaaatTAGTATAatacctatccctataaaagaccaaaaatagggatccctcactagaagggccctatatatatatggattcaTAGGTATTTTAAGTTTTTCAATCATTTTTTGAAGGAAAGAGGTCAAACTTGTATTCAGAATTAGCAAGCACTATAAAAATAATTCACCTCTAATACATAAACATCAAACGGTTGATTTGTGgtaatgtaatcgaaaaatAGCTCTCCCAAACCATTGATTAAAAAGTCTTCATGAAGTTCTTATTTTAGTGGTCTTCATTTTACTTATACGAGCGTATATAAAACCAGGATAAATTGAGATAGAAGAGATATCATGAAATTAATTGTCCTAAAAGTAATTTTATTAACCAACATGTAACAATATATACACAACCTAAGATATTGTTTTGCtattttacttatttatttatatttaaatCTTTGAAGTGTCCTCTTTGTCAATATGATGATGATAGGATTTCATACCACCTAAAAACCTTTTCCATTAAAAGAAATTAGATTTCAACTAATTAAGTTGGAAGTAGGGGAAATGAAGCAGGAAGTAGACGTTTGAAGTGTGAGGCACCAGAAATAGTTGCTCCATAATGCACAACCACTATGAACCGGCATACACTGATATGATCTTCTCTCCATTAATTAAACagtcctttcaaaaaaaaaaaaactaaatacagTCAATGGAGAAGAGAACTCCTAATCAAATGTGAGCTTAATTAAAATTACTAGATGTGTTCAATTGTCTTTGCTAATAGTAGGTATACTCAACTTAATTTCCGCCGGGACAGTTTCCTTCATGTTCAAAAGCATCCGTACCCTAGAGTCAGAGCCATACTCTCTCGAGACTTTCTTCTCTTCGGTGAGCGGCGGTGACAAAACTTCTCACTTGCTTCTCTATTCACATGGCGGCAGCGACAAACCTCTTCGTCTGCCTCTATCTTCATGTAGAGGAGGCAATTGTGCTGATTTTGGTGGGATTGGGTCTAGAATCTTGATTGATTAGATCTGGTTTGGTGGTCCTACTGATAGTGATGATGGATTTGCTCTTGATTCGTCGATCGATGGTGGTGATAGCGACTGGCGCGGTGGCCAGATTGTTGCTATTGGAGGTGGTGATGCCTGGAGGAGTTCCAATGATGGTAGTGTGGTCTTCGATGGCGGAGGTGATATGTCTCAAGCTGACCTCTACCCTAGATGGTCTTTTGGTTCGAAGGTGATTGTGGTGACTGCCAGTGGTTTTGAACGTAATGCTAGCTTTCAGCCTTCATCTGGAGGCGGTGACTGCGTCTGGTTGGGATCTGTTCTCCTTAGAGATGAGGGCAGCGATCTGTTGATGGTGAAGGATGGTGATTTGGCTCGATCTGTTGATGGTTTTCATTGACGATGTTGGCGGTTGGGGTGGGAATCGGCTTGGTCGTGGTGGCCTAGCAGTGGCTCTGTGGCAGAGTTTTGCTGCGGCAAGGCTAGTTAGGGGTAGTGGTGGGGCGCCCTTCGCAATTGCCATGTAGGCTAATGCTTACTGGTGGGCCTACTGGGCTTGTGTAATTTTGGAGGGCATCTTCAATTcctagtttttagtttttttaccAGGTCGCAAATATCATATTATCTGAGGATTCATTTTACTATTTGTTTCGGAGGATCTTAATCTTTGTTTGGAATAAAGATGCGTTAATTTCTTAAAAGGTGGATGTACTGGGGGTGTCCTAGGTCTTATTCTTGTTCTAGAATAGGTGTTTAGGGTTTcctaaggaacgattctttctgtcgactcTATAGGGgcgtttcgtttttgtactgcttgctgaatataTATAATGGGTTGACCTCTTTTCATCGAAAAATTTTTTTTCCGCTGGGACAAGTGCTATTTATTAAtgattttttatgttttcttgctAACGATGTTTATGTTCACACTTATACAAGAGAGGGTAATATTGTCAGCGCGAGCGAGATTAAACACATCGAAAACAGGTCCTGTGCTTTTCTAACTCAATGAGAAGCAATCT belongs to Rosa chinensis cultivar Old Blush chromosome 4, RchiOBHm-V2, whole genome shotgun sequence and includes:
- the LOC112195887 gene encoding WAT1-related protein At3g28050, with protein sequence MAKIAALPIVGMVLAECAQAGLMIVSKAAMSTGMNNLIFVGYSNALAAFVLLPTSLFFHRSTDRPPITFSILCWFFLLGLLGCIAQLIGYAGINYSSPTLGTAMLNLIPAFTFVLAVIFRMEKIDGRSCSTLAKTLGTIVSISGAFIVTLYRGPPLLMTASVDLLSHNQLFLPQSNWVIGGMLLGFHCVVAAAFLIIQASVLKKYPAELIIVFYYCFFVAIQSVVVLWFVERDLSAWALNPKLRLFAVLYSGVFGSAFQVGVSTWCLNRTGPVFVSMFKPLGIVVAVAIGVIFLGDTFYLGSLIGAIVIVTGFYSVIWGKANEEKMDDDARARSLASKKQRIPLLQNIIEEI
- the LOC112198486 gene encoding WAT1-related protein At1g70260 isoform X2, translating into MMMGIIMRSVKLVEMLPFSVMVVMEGCTILLTIWAKTSMTEYDMSPFVFVVYTHVLSSIILLLYSFVFHCKNTSATQQPLFSFGLFVRCFLLGLTGIAVSQNLAFLGLSYSSPILVCAMGLMLPTFSFLLSIILRRTKTDWRSSSFQAKVVGTIISIMGAIVVELYKGPYIRPSSVLSSSSYSVLFQKAGQYLVFSSPATEHWVLGGILLAGASISVSVWNIIQIGTMKLYPEVEVMEVVSYYSLLGTIQCVIFSLFIERSLSVWKLKLNMDLLLIVLTACFGGLVRSRVHNWCINMKGTHYVPMFKPFGIVFATIFGVSLSANNLHYGSVLGAVVTGVGYFTIMWGQIKEDEDEQCVNHNDQSHLESANSEAKVPLLEEEIGV
- the LOC112198486 gene encoding WAT1-related protein At1g70260 isoform X3, with protein sequence MMMGIIMRSVKLVEMLPFSVMVVMEGCTILLTIWAKTSMTEYDMSPFVFVVYTHVLSSIILLLYSFVFHCKNTSATQQPLFSFGLFVRCFLLGLTGIAVSQNLAFLGLSYSSPILVCAMGLMLPTFSFLLSIILRTVILRRTKTDWRSSSFQAKVVGTIISIMGAIVVELYKGPYIRPSSVLSSSSYSVLFQKAGQYLVFSSPATEHWVLGGILLAGASISVSVWNIIQACFGGLVRSRVHNWCINMKGTHYVPMFKPFGIVFATIFGVSLSANNLHYGSVLGAVVTGVGYFTIMWGQIKEDEDEQCVNHNDQSHLESANSEAKVPLLEEEIGV
- the LOC112198486 gene encoding WAT1-related protein At1g70260 isoform X1, with the protein product MMMGIIMRSVKLVEMLPFSVMVVMEGCTILLTIWAKTSMTEYDMSPFVFVVYTHVLSSIILLLYSFVFHCKNTSATQQPLFSFGLFVRCFLLGLTGIAVSQNLAFLGLSYSSPILVCAMGLMLPTFSFLLSIILRTVILRRTKTDWRSSSFQAKVVGTIISIMGAIVVELYKGPYIRPSSVLSSSSYSVLFQKAGQYLVFSSPATEHWVLGGILLAGASISVSVWNIIQIGTMKLYPEVEVMEVVSYYSLLGTIQCVIFSLFIERSLSVWKLKLNMDLLLIVLTACFGGLVRSRVHNWCINMKGTHYVPMFKPFGIVFATIFGVSLSANNLHYGSVLGAVVTGVGYFTIMWGQIKEDEDEQCVNHNDQSHLESANSEAKVPLLEEEIGV
- the LOC112196506 gene encoding MLP-like protein 423; the encoded protein is MASDVGKLHVEVEVKSPAEKFWVSLRDSTEVFPKAFPHDYKSIDVLEGDGKAVGSVRLITYSEGSPIVKVSKETIEMVDEANKAVAYRVIDGDLLKYYQSFKCILTVISKGAEGGGSLVKWSCEYEKAHEQVPEPSIIKDFAIKNFQELDAYVLAH